The genomic interval TCACAAACTTTGAAGGGTTTATTTTATTTTTATCCATTTTCACATCATGTGTAACACCTAAAAGCTCACCTGTTTCCTTGTTGAACGCTATTCTATATGCTTCATCTTCTGATTCCCATATTGCATATTCAATTCCATATTCAACTTCATCTTTCATTTTTCCAAAGGTTTTTATGGAGTTTCTTCTGTTTTTAATTATTGTTTCTAAGTACTCTTCTGCTTTATCTAATCCCTTTGTATCTCTTATTTCAATAGCTTGCAATATAGTTACATTCTTATAGAACTCATCTACATCGGCCTTACTATCTTCCAATGACTTAGAAGGTTTTTCCATATTGGCTAGATCAATATCTTCTAATATTTCTAACCATTTTTTATTTGATTCAACTATTTTTTCAAATTCTTCTATTTTACCATTCTTCGTCTCTGTGGTTGAACTAAAATTCAATTCATTAAAATCTGGCGTATCTTGAAAATATTTTTTCAACATTTCAATAGATCTTTCCTTTAAATCTTTATTTGATACTTGTTCTCCTTTTTCTGCATAAACTACATTGGGCTTAATATTATTTGCACCAATATTTTTTGCTCCCAAATCATATATCCCATAACCTGACCCTGCCAATATACTAAATGCCAAAAAACTTGCTAAAACTTTTTTCTTTTTCATCTTTATTACCTCCATTTTTTTATTTATTTGGTATGATTAAATTATACTTTGTAGATATCATGAAGGTTTGTGGACATTGTAAAATAGTTGTAAAATGTCATTATTTTTATATAAATATTAAAGGTCACTATTTATTATATCAATAAATAGCGACCTTTTTAAATAGGGGACGATGTAAATATAAATTAAAAAAAGTTTGAAATCACATCTATATTTAATGCCTATTTTTACTTTGATTTAAAATTTTATCCTAAACCATTTATCTCGTCTAATAATATAAATTGTTCTACTTTTTCAAGACCTTTATTTACTACAACTAGACACTCTTTATTGTCATCATATTCAAAGTAAAAATAATAAGCAGTGTTTTCTTTATCCTCTTTGAGTTCTGTTCCTCTATCTGTTGATAATG from Clostridiisalibacter paucivorans DSM 22131 carries:
- a CDS encoding YcdB/YcdC domain-containing protein — encoded protein: MKKKKVLASFLAFSILAGSGYGIYDLGAKNIGANNIKPNVVYAEKGEQVSNKDLKERSIEMLKKYFQDTPDFNELNFSSTTETKNGKIEEFEKIVESNKKWLEILEDIDLANMEKPSKSLEDSKADVDEFYKNVTILQAIEIRDTKGLDKAEEYLETIIKNRRNSIKTFGKMKDEVEYGIEYAIWESEDEAYRIAFNKETGELLGVTHDVKMDKNKINPSKFVSIEDAKEVAQEFLANHNLDGIENVKLVKSEEFQDNMGKDNLTAGFDHNAIAFFYEDEDDASKKANVILDRITGEVTGFDLGKAAEGVSYKTSPQ